From Cronobacter turicensis z3032, the proteins below share one genomic window:
- the ttcA gene encoding tRNA 2-thiocytidine biosynthesis protein ttcA: MSEIQEISKKEQYNLNKLQKRLRRNVGEAIADYNMIEEGDRIMVCLSGGKDSYTMLEILRNLQQSAPVNFSLVAVNLDQKQPGFPEHILPEYLAALGVEYKIVEENTYGIVKEKIPEGKTTCSLCSRLRRGILYRTATELGATKIALGHHRDDILQTLFLNMFYGGKMKGMPPKLMSDDGKHIVIRPLAYCREKDIERFSQAKGFPIIPCNLCGSQPNLQRQVIADMLRDWDKRYPGRIETMFSAMQNVVPSHLCDTELFDFKGIHHGSEVVNGGDLAFDREEIPMMPTGWAPEDEEAPPMQRLDVLEIK; this comes from the coding sequence ATGTCTGAAATTCAAGAAATTAGCAAAAAAGAGCAGTACAACCTCAACAAATTGCAGAAGCGCCTGCGCCGCAATGTCGGCGAAGCTATCGCCGATTACAATATGATTGAAGAAGGCGACCGCATCATGGTGTGCCTCTCCGGCGGCAAAGACAGCTACACGATGCTGGAGATTTTGCGCAACTTACAGCAGAGCGCGCCGGTGAATTTCTCGCTGGTGGCGGTGAATCTCGACCAGAAACAGCCGGGTTTCCCGGAGCATATTCTGCCGGAATATCTGGCGGCCCTTGGCGTGGAATATAAAATCGTTGAGGAAAATACCTATGGGATCGTCAAAGAGAAGATCCCCGAAGGGAAAACCACCTGCTCGCTCTGCTCACGTCTGCGTCGCGGCATTCTTTACCGCACCGCCACTGAGCTTGGCGCAACCAAAATCGCGCTGGGTCATCACCGTGACGACATTCTGCAAACGCTGTTCCTGAATATGTTCTACGGCGGAAAAATGAAAGGAATGCCGCCGAAGCTGATGAGCGATGACGGTAAACATATCGTGATTCGCCCGCTCGCCTACTGCCGTGAAAAAGACATTGAACGTTTCTCGCAGGCGAAAGGCTTCCCGATTATTCCGTGCAACCTCTGCGGCTCACAGCCGAACCTGCAGCGTCAGGTGATCGCCGATATGCTGCGCGACTGGGATAAACGTTATCCGGGCCGTATCGAAACGATGTTCAGCGCGATGCAGAATGTCGTGCCGTCGCACCTGTGCGACACCGAACTGTTCGACTTCAAAGGCATTCATCACGGCTCTGAAGTGGTGAACGGCGGCGATCTGGCGTTTGATCGCGAAGAGATCCCGATGATGCCCACCGGCTGGGCGCCGGAAGATGAAGAGGCGCCGCCGATGCAGCGCCTCGATGTGCTGGAAATCAAATAA
- the yhdF gene encoding Uncharacterized oxidoreductase yhdF, which translates to MTTRPQPPFPEQQQNVPGSTAKMQPQPDHGETSYKGSGRLSGKAAIITGGDSGIGRAVAIAYAREGADVLISYLDEHDDAKDTARLVEEAGRKAILVPGDITDAAHCRALVQKAAEEFGKIDIVVNNAAFQMTRDSLDEISDEEFDRTMKTNLYGMFWICKAAVPHMPAGGSIINTASVNADQPKPKLIAYSATKAAIVNFSGSLAALLAEKGIRANAVAPGPIWTPLIPSTMPPEQVKEFGSQVPLARAGQPAELAPVYVMLASDEASYVSGATVAVTGGQAVI; encoded by the coding sequence ATGACGACACGTCCACAACCGCCATTCCCTGAACAGCAGCAGAATGTCCCAGGCAGCACCGCGAAGATGCAGCCGCAGCCCGATCACGGCGAAACGAGCTATAAAGGCTCCGGGCGCCTCTCCGGTAAAGCCGCCATCATTACCGGCGGTGATTCCGGCATCGGCCGCGCGGTCGCTATCGCGTATGCCCGTGAAGGGGCCGATGTGCTGATCTCTTATCTTGATGAACATGACGATGCCAAAGACACCGCGCGTCTGGTGGAAGAAGCGGGCCGCAAAGCGATACTGGTGCCTGGCGATATCACCGACGCCGCTCACTGCCGCGCGCTGGTGCAAAAAGCCGCCGAGGAATTCGGGAAAATCGACATTGTGGTCAACAACGCGGCGTTCCAGATGACCCGCGATTCGCTGGATGAAATCAGCGATGAAGAGTTCGACCGCACCATGAAAACCAACCTCTACGGCATGTTCTGGATCTGCAAAGCGGCCGTGCCGCATATGCCGGCGGGCGGTTCCATCATCAACACCGCGTCGGTCAACGCCGACCAGCCGAAGCCTAAGCTCATCGCGTATTCCGCCACCAAAGCGGCTATCGTGAACTTCTCCGGCAGCCTGGCCGCGCTGCTCGCCGAAAAAGGCATTCGCGCGAACGCCGTCGCGCCGGGCCCCATCTGGACGCCGCTTATCCCGTCCACGATGCCGCCGGAGCAGGTCAAAGAGTTTGGCAGCCAGGTGCCGCTCGCTCGCGCCGGTCAGCCAGCGGAACTGGCGCCGGTCTATGTGATGCTGGCAAGCGACGAGGCAAGCTATGTCTCCGGCGCGACCGTTGCCGTCACGGGCGGCCAGGCGGTTATCTGA
- the aldA gene encoding Aldehyde dehydrogenase — protein sequence MRHSGIRTAYLCVPHSRLCLTDCRYTEEFAMKYAHPGQPGALVSFKQRYGNFIGGQFVEPVEGQYFTNTTPVTGAVVAEFPRSGAADIERALDAAHAAAPAWGKTSVQERSNLLLAIADRMAGHIEQLALTESWDNGKPIRETLNADIPLAVDHFRYFAGCLRAQEGSVAEIDQYTVAYHIYEPLGVVGQIIPWNFPILMAAWKLAPALAAGNCVVLKPAEQTPLGISVFMELIGDLLPPGVVNVVHGFGQEAGEALARSKRIEKIAFTGSTPVGRHILACAAENIIPSTVELGGKSPNIYFADIMQAEPEFIEKAAEGLILGFFNQGEVCTCPSRALIQESIYEPFMERVLARMANIRKGDPYDTDTMIGAQASQEQFDKILSYIDIARGEGGQILAGGSRLNHGAALEKGFYIEPTLIKGENDMRFFQEEIFGPVIGITTFKDADEALKLANATEFGLGAGLWTRDTNLAWRMGREIKAGRVWTNCYHLYPAHAAFGGYKNSGIGRETHKKALEHYQQVKNLLVSYDIQPLNLF from the coding sequence CTGCGCCACTCTGGCATAAGAACTGCTTATCTCTGTGTGCCGCACAGCAGACTGTGCTTAACCGATTGTCGCTACACTGAGGAATTTGCCATGAAATATGCTCACCCCGGTCAGCCTGGTGCTCTCGTTAGCTTTAAACAGCGTTATGGAAACTTTATTGGCGGTCAGTTTGTCGAGCCAGTCGAAGGTCAATATTTCACTAACACCACGCCGGTGACGGGCGCGGTGGTGGCGGAGTTCCCGCGCTCAGGCGCCGCCGACATCGAACGCGCGCTGGATGCGGCCCATGCCGCGGCGCCCGCGTGGGGCAAAACCAGCGTGCAGGAGCGTTCCAATTTGCTGCTGGCCATCGCCGATCGCATGGCGGGCCATATCGAACAGCTGGCGCTCACCGAGAGCTGGGATAACGGCAAACCCATCCGCGAAACGCTGAACGCCGATATTCCGCTGGCGGTGGACCACTTCCGCTACTTCGCCGGTTGTCTGCGCGCCCAGGAGGGCAGCGTGGCGGAAATCGATCAATACACCGTCGCTTATCACATCTACGAGCCGCTCGGCGTGGTCGGCCAGATAATCCCGTGGAACTTCCCAATCCTGATGGCGGCGTGGAAACTCGCGCCTGCGCTGGCGGCGGGCAACTGCGTGGTGCTCAAACCTGCGGAGCAGACGCCGCTTGGCATTTCCGTCTTTATGGAGCTGATTGGCGATCTGCTGCCGCCGGGCGTGGTGAATGTGGTGCATGGGTTCGGGCAGGAGGCGGGCGAAGCGCTGGCGCGCAGCAAACGCATCGAAAAAATCGCATTTACCGGCTCCACGCCGGTCGGACGGCATATTCTGGCCTGCGCGGCGGAAAATATTATCCCCAGCACCGTCGAACTCGGCGGAAAGTCGCCTAATATTTACTTTGCCGACATCATGCAGGCAGAGCCTGAATTTATTGAAAAAGCGGCCGAAGGGCTGATTCTGGGCTTCTTTAACCAGGGGGAAGTCTGTACCTGTCCTTCCCGCGCCCTGATTCAGGAATCGATTTACGAACCCTTTATGGAGCGTGTGCTGGCGCGTATGGCCAACATTCGTAAAGGCGACCCCTATGACACTGACACCATGATTGGCGCACAGGCCTCTCAGGAACAGTTCGACAAAATTCTCTCGTACATCGATATCGCGCGCGGCGAGGGCGGCCAGATCCTCGCGGGCGGCTCGCGTCTGAACCACGGCGCGGCGCTGGAGAAGGGCTTCTACATTGAGCCGACGCTGATTAAAGGCGAGAACGACATGCGCTTCTTCCAGGAAGAGATTTTCGGGCCGGTTATCGGTATCACCACCTTTAAAGACGCCGATGAGGCGCTGAAGCTGGCGAACGCTACCGAATTTGGCCTTGGCGCGGGCCTGTGGACACGTGACACCAATCTTGCCTGGCGTATGGGCCGCGAAATCAAAGCGGGCCGCGTCTGGACCAACTGCTATCACCTCTATCCGGCGCATGCCGCGTTCGGTGGTTATAAAAATTCCGGTATCGGCCGCGAAACCCATAAGAAAGCGCTGGAGCATTACCAGCAGGTGAAAAATTTGCTGGTCAGCTATGACATCCAGCCTCTGAACCTTTTCTGA
- the adhA gene encoding Alcohol dehydrogenase, translating to MVKAFGQPLEIQEVLVPEVTPGKVLVKIAATGVCHTDLHAAEGDWPVKPNPPFIPGHEGVGHVVAVGQGVTHIKEGDRVGVPWLYSACGHCEHCLSGWETLCHGQQNSGYSVNGTFAEYCLADANYVGILPDNVEFTSIAPILCAGVTVYKGLKMTDTKPGDWVVISGIGGLGHLAIQYANAMGLNVAAVDIDKDKLEFAKRLGAQVVANALEVDPGSYFHDTFGGAHGVLVTAVSPKAFAQATTMMRRGGTMVLNGLPPGKFDLSIFDMVLDGTTVRGSIVGTRKDLQEALDFAGHNKVAAEIAVEPLENINDIFARMRNGKITGRIVVDMSL from the coding sequence GTGGTAAAAGCCTTCGGGCAGCCGCTGGAGATCCAGGAAGTGCTGGTGCCGGAAGTGACGCCGGGTAAAGTGCTGGTGAAAATCGCCGCGACCGGCGTCTGCCATACCGATTTACACGCGGCGGAAGGCGACTGGCCGGTGAAACCGAACCCGCCGTTTATTCCGGGGCACGAAGGCGTAGGCCACGTCGTGGCGGTCGGTCAGGGGGTGACGCACATTAAAGAGGGCGATCGCGTCGGCGTGCCGTGGCTCTATTCCGCCTGCGGCCATTGCGAACACTGCTTAAGCGGCTGGGAAACGCTCTGTCACGGCCAGCAAAACTCCGGGTATTCGGTGAACGGCACCTTTGCGGAGTATTGCCTGGCGGATGCCAATTACGTCGGCATCTTGCCGGATAATGTTGAATTCACCAGCATTGCGCCAATCCTCTGCGCGGGCGTCACGGTCTATAAAGGGCTGAAAATGACCGACACCAAACCGGGCGACTGGGTGGTGATTTCCGGTATTGGCGGGTTAGGGCATCTGGCTATTCAGTACGCCAACGCCATGGGGCTGAACGTGGCGGCGGTGGATATCGACAAGGATAAGCTGGAGTTCGCGAAACGCCTCGGCGCGCAGGTCGTCGCCAACGCGCTGGAAGTCGATCCGGGCAGCTATTTCCATGACACCTTCGGCGGCGCGCACGGCGTGCTGGTGACGGCGGTCTCGCCAAAAGCGTTCGCGCAGGCCACAACAATGATGCGCCGTGGCGGCACCATGGTGTTAAACGGCCTGCCGCCGGGCAAATTCGATCTCTCTATCTTCGATATGGTGCTGGACGGCACGACGGTGCGCGGCTCGATTGTGGGCACGCGTAAAGACTTGCAGGAGGCGCTCGATTTCGCCGGGCATAACAAAGTGGCGGCGGAAATTGCGGTCGAGCCGCTGGAGAATATCAACGATATTTTCGCTCGTATGCGTAACGGGAAAATCACCGGCCGCATCGTGGTTGATATGTCGCTGTAA